Proteins co-encoded in one Petrotoga miotherma DSM 10691 genomic window:
- the trmD gene encoding tRNA (guanosine(37)-N1)-methyltransferase TrmD, with amino-acid sequence MEQIKRIKISVLTIFPGMFDIIRNYGVIKKAIEKKLVEIDILNLRDYTTDKHKVTDKPSYGGENGMVMLAEPFYRFYDEYILSKNHKPYVVLPSPQGEVFNNDLAFELAKKEELVFFCGRYEGIDERVRKIVDKEVSIGDYVLTGGEIPTMVIIETLLRFLPGVIGSKTSVENDSFYNGLLDYSHYTKPQNFRGMQVPEILLSGDHERIRIFRKKDSLLKTILKRPDLFIKKELDEEEKKILVEIIQEMFNKNPDNFKESKDV; translated from the coding sequence ATGGAACAAATCAAGCGGATTAAAATTAGTGTTTTGACTATTTTCCCCGGTATGTTTGATATAATCAGAAACTATGGAGTAATCAAAAAAGCTATAGAAAAAAAATTAGTTGAAATAGATATACTCAATTTAAGAGATTACACAACCGATAAACACAAAGTAACTGATAAACCTAGTTACGGTGGAGAAAATGGAATGGTTATGCTGGCAGAACCTTTTTATCGTTTTTACGATGAATACATACTATCTAAGAACCACAAACCTTATGTAGTTTTACCTTCTCCCCAAGGCGAAGTATTTAATAACGATTTAGCTTTTGAGTTAGCAAAAAAAGAGGAATTAGTTTTTTTCTGTGGAAGATACGAAGGAATAGATGAAAGGGTTAGAAAGATCGTTGACAAAGAAGTTTCAATAGGAGATTATGTTTTAACCGGCGGTGAAATCCCTACCATGGTTATTATTGAAACTCTTTTAAGATTTTTGCCCGGAGTAATAGGTTCAAAAACAAGCGTGGAAAACGATTCCTTTTACAATGGGCTTTTAGATTATTCACACTACACCAAACCTCAGAATTTTAGAGGGATGCAAGTGCCGGAAATTCTGTTAAGCGGGGATCATGAACGTATTAGAATCTTTAGAAAAAAAGACAGTTTGTTAAAAACGATATTGAAGAGGCCAGATCTATTTATAAAGAAAGAATTAGATGAAGAAGAAAAAAAGATTTTAGTAGAGATTATTCAAGAAATGTTTAACAAAAACCCTGATAATTTTAAGGAGTCCAAAGATGTTTGA
- a CDS encoding RNA methyltransferase, with translation MFDKLYVALIHYPILKKDGSIVSTAVTNFDVHDISRTCKTYNVKNYFLVTNLPAQRKIVEKVLDYWLNGYGGEFNPNRKEALEIFKIKNYLEDVIEEIEKNEGERPKIVFTSAKARNNVVSFEELKNQIKDSDHPFLILFGTGWGMPEEIREISDYDLEPIGAKGKFNHLSVRAAVAITLDRLIGEIV, from the coding sequence ATGTTTGATAAACTATATGTGGCCTTAATTCACTATCCTATTCTAAAAAAAGACGGAAGCATTGTTTCAACAGCCGTTACAAATTTTGATGTTCACGATATTTCAAGAACCTGTAAAACTTATAATGTTAAAAACTATTTCTTAGTTACTAACTTGCCTGCTCAACGAAAGATTGTAGAAAAAGTTTTAGATTACTGGCTCAACGGATATGGAGGAGAATTTAATCCCAACAGAAAAGAAGCGCTTGAAATATTTAAAATAAAAAATTACCTGGAGGACGTTATCGAAGAAATAGAAAAAAATGAAGGAGAACGACCAAAGATAGTTTTCACTTCTGCTAAAGCAAGAAATAATGTAGTTTCTTTCGAGGAACTAAAGAACCAGATAAAAGATTCCGATCATCCATTTTTAATTCTTTTTGGAACCGGTTGGGGAATGCCAGAAGAAATTAGGGAAATTTCTGATTACGATTTAGAACCTATTGGAGCTAAAGGAAAGTTCAACCATCTCTCTGTAAGGGCGGCGGTTGCAATAACACTGGATAGATTAATAGGTGAAATTGTTTGA